Genomic window (Drosophila pseudoobscura strain MV-25-SWS-2005 unplaced genomic scaffold, UCI_Dpse_MV25 Unplacedtig00000102, whole genome shotgun sequence):
ACAATCTTTAGATTGCTGTGGTGGCGGGTAGAGTAGTTAGCATTAGGATTATACATTTCTGGCAAATGAATTCGCCTGAATGCTAGCGTATAAACAGTCCGTAAGCTTTGTCATTTGAGCAATTAATACATCCATTTTTCCTTCCAGCTTTTGAGTAgattcagcagcggcggccgcatgctggaTCCGCTCCTGAGTCAGCAGGGTGATGAGATAGTCCAGTTTCTGGCTGAGCTCATCGCTAGAACGGACACTCTGACTGCTCACCACGGGCTGGAATACAGTTGTGGTCGCTGCTGGCGGCACCGAATGCCATACTTGCCTCCCAGGAAGAGGCTGGGAATGACTCGCTGGTTGCCgtgtgcggagtgcatcggcataaCTGCTCATTTGaactggaggagcaggagctcttgCGCCAGAGCGCGCTCGACGGCGGCTAGGTTGCTGCAGTGCTGGGAATCCCTGCTGGTTCATGacgggtggctggcggggacgcCGCAAACCCTGAGTGGCGGGTAAGGTAGGCATCGAAAGTTTATTTAGCATATTGTTGGTCTGAACTAACCCATTTCTTCTCTTGTTGCAGTACTCCTTATACTTCACACAGccacggtagctggcaacatggggaccATCACAATTTGCGCATTTCGGCACctcctcccgcttcttggggcagtccttAGGGTCATGCTTATCGCCGCACTTCAAACAAATAACTGCTCGGTTGCAGTAATTCTTCGAGTGCCCAAACATCTGACACTTGTGACATTGGGGAACTCCTGGCGCGCGTATGGGCTTCTCCACCTTGACACGTTGGCTGCAGATTGCCGTCAGCTCGTAGATACTATTGTTAATATCCTGAGGCTCTAGCTCAACCTCGAATAAGTCCAGTGGCTCCTTAGTAAATCTCTtaagtatattggcaatatgcctcaccTTATATCCGAGTCTACCAAGCTGTTCACGCACCcaatctgtgggtgtggagcggTGCAGGTGGCGTATAACAATACGCATTCCCCTCTCGCTTTTCAGGCGAAACGTATGGTGCTCAACACCTTGTCCCTCATTTAGGAGCCGGATCAGGGCCCTATGTCCATCGATTGTGTGGCACATTACCTTCAATGACCTATTAGCAGCAGGCCTGGTATCGTATGTACCAGCGCCAATGGCCTTATCGAAGCACTGTAGCAGGGGAAAGATGTCTGTAACATTAGGAATGTAAAtaggggctggccgcacaattttggcgtcagcagtagcagcagcattgttAGCGTGCGCAGTagtaggggcaggcgggggggtggtaTGAGAAGTAgagggcctgtttgtgggaacaggttcctcggcttccgtctctccctcgctgcagtcagcatccacatccatatcaGCATCAGAAAGAATATTGTAATAGTTTGATGTACTCATCTGATTTGGGTCCCGCTTCTCCTTGGAGGATACAATCCGTTTGACCATCTTGGCCGACACCTTTGTAATCGGCGAGGCCAGGGTGGTCGTCCGCTTCTTGTTACGGGCCTCCGACTCGGCCTTCAGCATGGCCATCACCTTCCTCTCCTTTGCAAGTTTTTCCCGCTGCTCCTTGAGAATCTCGTGCAGAGTCATCTGGCTCGGCACGGATGCTGCAAGGGCAGTAGGATTGGTAGCGTCAGCAGTGGCAGAACTGCCAGGGGCACAGGTAGCAgtaggggcagcagcagcacgggcaGCACCAGTAGAAACTGGCGTGCGTTGAGCAGCACCTACACGAGCAGCACTAGGAACTGTGGATGTTGATGGGCGTTTAGCTGTGGCGGCAGCTACGCGAGTAGGGGCGGTGGCtttagcagcagcaccaggaatggcagcacaggcagtggcagcagaggcagtagcagcagaggctCTGGTCAGCATGGCAGAGGGGGGGGCTAGCAATGGCTTCACAGTGATCGGGGCCTGCATCaacttggctttttttttttgatgtgtAAACTTGCTCAGTGTGACCTGACGCAAACTTTATTAATGTTCTTATTACTATCTAGCAACATATAACATTATATCTGACAACATTACAAGTTTTGGCAACATAAGATTACATAAATATCGATAACAATGTGGTATTTAttacaattaattaaacaatttttttttcttgctttaatttaattttattttaagatTAAGCTCAGGTTAGCCCGCTCGgccgagtggctgctggtccggccaccgaGGATGCGTTGCCTGTGGATTGGCTCGATCAaccgagtggctgctggtccggccacccggGATGCGTATGGGTCTGGAGGATGTAAGTTTCGTGAAAGCGATGATGCATTTGCTTGCTATCTGTAAAAGATATAAaaacttgttgttttttgttttattttcaggttttGACTTTTGATGTGCGGAGAATTTGGTAAGTAGTTTGAGTTGTgtatttgttgatttttgagttttttttttttgttaattttgttttattttcaggtttgctgcagatttggtaagtgttctgaattgtattttggctggatttaattttattttatttgcaggtttatattttataggtttggtggtaaattgtcggcattcaagttaagtaattttttgtttttatatttgttggcttttattgaatataattattttattttcaagtgATTCCCTGGATGTTGTGTTGGGATGTCTTCTGGTTGCTTGCTTAGTTGCTgacgttttaaattttgttttattttcaggtttgCTGCCGATTTGGTAAGTGTtttgaattgtattttggctggatttaattttattttatttgcaggtttatattttataggtttggtggtaaattgtcggcattcaagttaagtaattttttgtttttatatttgttggcttttattgaatataattattttattttcaagttgattCCCTGGGTGTTGTGTTGGGATGTCTTCTGGTTGCTTGCTTAGTTGCTgacgttttaaattttgttttattttctggtttgctgcagatttggtaagtgttctgaattgtattttggctgaatttaattttattttatttgcaggtttatATTTTGTAGGTTTGGTGGTAAATTGTCGGCATTCAAGTTAAgtaattttagtttttatattttttggcttttattgaatatattttttttttattttcaagttgattCCCTGGATGTTGTGTTGGGATGTCTTCTGGTTGCTTGCTTAGTTGCTgacgttttaaattttgttttattttcaggtttgctgcagatttggtaagtgttttgaattgtattttggctgaatttaattttattttatttgcaggtttatattttataggtttggtggtaaattgtcggcattcaagttaagtaatttttgtttttatatttgttggcttttattgaatataattattttattttcaagttgattCCCTGGATGTTGCGTTGGGATGTCTTCTGGCTGCTTGCTTAGTTGctgacatatgtacatttgttaTGTACTTACAGTTAATTTCATACACCATatgtgttttgtttatttaaatttttatgtttatgttttaaattttgttttgttttcaggtTTGCTGCAGATTTGGTAAGCGTTTTGAGTTGTATTTTggataaatttaattttattttatttgcaggttttcATTTTGTAGGTTTGGTGGCAAATTGTCGGCATTCCAGTTaagtaatttttttgtttttatatttgttggcttttaatgaatatagttattttattttcaagttgattCACTGGATGTTGCGTTGGGATGACTTCTGGCTGCTTACTTAGTTGctgacatacatatgtaaatttattatgtacatacagctAATTTCGTACAccaatatgttttttttttcgatgtAATTAGATGCGCGTGCACGCCTACGATGCGCACACTCGCCCGCCAGCTTTGCTACTGGCGGAGTTTATTTCCAGCTTTTCTTATTACCTTTACATCggcaatttacatttaagcTTAACTTACAACAATAATgttcttttgaatttttgcgGGCAATtgacattaacattaacatctACAGACATGTTTACATTCTATCAGTCTTACAGTCTGGTAGCCCTATTTTGACATTCGCAATTATTGACGTACATTTATACAAACAGGTGGTCACAAAGAGATGAGTATTTGGACAAAATTGCAACATTAATGACATTTATAGCCTAATTtaattctatttattttctatttcagGTACTGGAggatcatcgtcgtcgtctggaGCAGTGTGGATGGCACAGGGCGCAACCGTACGGCGCTGGATGAGCGCGTGTGTAAGGTGCGGCAGGAGACGTGGACAATGCACAGCACCGTGCAGAGTGGATGGAGCGATCGCCGTGGACCTCCAGGTGGCCCGGGATTCGGCCAGATTTGTGTGGCGATGGTTGCCAGCAGCCATGAAGTGCAGGAAAACCACCCCTGCGTGGATTCGGGTGCGCCATGTGTGCAGCGCAAGCGTGTCCAAATTGGCATTCATGGCCAACCAGCAGCCGTGATGACTCTCGTCCGCGGAGCCCTTCTGGAGGCCGGATGCCGTGGTGACGCCCATGAGAAAGGATCAGAGGAGCAACTAGGGGTGTCGCCCGGTGTCGCAAGCGTGTTTGTACACGCTTCAGGTGAGTTTTGTGCCGTTTTATATTGCTCTGTGGAGGGGATaattttgcaaattttaaTGTCATTTTTACATTTACCAGGTACAACGACAATGTCCACCACAGGAACATTGGACTTGCTGCGGCCGGATTGCGGCGTCCCGGTGAGCGGCGCCTTGCTGCACCAAAGTGCGGAGTGA
Coding sequences:
- the LOC26532873 gene encoding uncharacterized protein, translating into MHSTVQSGWSDRRGPPGGPGFGQICVAMVASSHEVQENHPCVDSGAPCVQRKRVQIGIHGQPAAVMTLVRGALLEAGCRGDAHEKGSEEQLGVSPGVASVFVHASGTTTMSTTGTLDLLRPDCGVPVSGALLHQSAE